In one Streptomyces sp. NBC_01288 genomic region, the following are encoded:
- a CDS encoding RecQ family ATP-dependent DNA helicase encodes MSNQELRAEADAILAELVGDQSGTARLREDQWQAVAALVEERRRALVVQRTGWGKSAVYFVATALLRRRGSGPTVIISPLLALMRNQVESAARAGIRAHTINSANPEEWDDIYGEVERGETDVLLVSPERLNSVDFRDQVLPKLAATTGLLVVDEAHCISDWGHDFRPDYRRLRAMLTELPAGVPVLATTATANARVTADVAEQLGTGAGEALVLRGPLERESLRLGVVQLPDAAHRLAWLAEHLDELTGSGIIYTLTVAAAEEATAFLRQRGFKVASYTGKTENADRLQAEIDLQENRVKALVATSALGMGYDKPDLGFVVHLGSPSSPIAYYQQVGRAGRGVAHADVLLLPGREDEAIWRYFADTAFPPEVQVRQTLSALADAGRPLSVPALETAVDLRRGRLETMLKVLDVDGAVKRVKGGWAATGAEWVYDAERYTWVAKQRAAEQQAMRDYVSTSQCRMEFLRRQLDDEGAMPCGRCDNCAGAWIDSSVSVETLTGATKELDRPGVEVEPRRMWPTGMAALGVDLKGRIPAKDQCSTGRALGRLSDIGWGNRLRPLLAENAPDGPVPDDVLKAAVAVLADWARSPGGWAPNVADASARPVGVVAVPSLGRPQLVGSLAQGIATIGRLPLLGTLTYTGPDGTHGARRSNSAQRLRALSDAFAVSGELADALAASPGPVLLVDDCTDSGWTLAVAARLLRRAGSEQVLPLVLAAAG; translated from the coding sequence ATGAGCAACCAGGAGCTGCGTGCAGAAGCCGACGCCATCCTCGCCGAACTGGTCGGTGATCAGAGCGGTACGGCACGGCTGCGCGAGGACCAGTGGCAGGCGGTGGCTGCCCTGGTGGAGGAGCGCCGGCGCGCGCTGGTGGTGCAGCGCACCGGCTGGGGCAAGTCGGCGGTGTACTTCGTCGCCACCGCCCTGCTGCGCCGGCGCGGCTCCGGTCCCACGGTGATCATCTCGCCGCTGCTCGCGCTGATGCGCAACCAGGTCGAGTCGGCGGCGCGTGCCGGAATCCGGGCGCACACCATCAACTCGGCCAACCCCGAGGAGTGGGACGACATCTACGGAGAGGTCGAACGAGGCGAGACCGACGTTCTCCTGGTCAGTCCCGAACGGCTGAATTCCGTGGACTTCCGCGACCAGGTGCTGCCCAAGCTCGCCGCTACGACCGGCCTCCTGGTGGTCGACGAGGCGCACTGCATCTCCGACTGGGGACACGACTTCCGCCCCGACTACCGCAGGCTGCGGGCGATGCTCACCGAACTGCCCGCCGGCGTACCGGTGCTGGCCACTACCGCGACCGCCAACGCGCGCGTGACCGCCGATGTGGCCGAGCAGTTGGGCACGGGCGCCGGCGAGGCCCTGGTGCTCCGCGGTCCGCTGGAGCGGGAGAGCCTGCGGCTCGGAGTGGTTCAACTGCCGGACGCCGCGCACCGTTTGGCGTGGCTCGCCGAGCACCTGGACGAGCTGACCGGCTCCGGGATCATCTACACGCTCACCGTGGCCGCCGCCGAGGAAGCCACCGCCTTCCTGCGCCAACGCGGCTTCAAGGTGGCCTCGTACACCGGCAAGACGGAGAACGCCGACCGGCTGCAAGCTGAAATCGACCTCCAGGAGAACCGGGTCAAGGCCCTGGTCGCCACCTCGGCGCTCGGCATGGGCTACGACAAGCCGGACCTGGGCTTCGTGGTCCACCTCGGCTCACCCTCCTCACCGATCGCCTACTACCAGCAGGTGGGCCGAGCGGGTCGCGGTGTGGCCCACGCCGATGTGCTGCTCCTCCCGGGCCGCGAGGACGAGGCCATCTGGCGCTACTTCGCCGATACGGCCTTCCCGCCCGAGGTGCAGGTCAGGCAGACCCTCTCGGCCCTGGCCGACGCCGGACGGCCCCTGTCCGTGCCGGCCCTGGAGACGGCGGTCGACCTACGACGTGGCCGCCTGGAGACGATGCTGAAGGTCCTGGACGTCGACGGGGCGGTCAAGCGCGTGAAGGGCGGCTGGGCGGCCACGGGCGCGGAGTGGGTGTACGACGCCGAGCGGTACACGTGGGTGGCCAAGCAGCGGGCGGCCGAGCAGCAGGCCATGCGTGACTACGTGAGTACGTCCCAGTGCCGGATGGAGTTCCTGCGCCGGCAACTGGACGACGAAGGCGCGATGCCGTGCGGGCGCTGCGACAACTGCGCGGGCGCCTGGATCGACTCCTCGGTCTCCGTGGAGACGCTGACGGGGGCGACGAAGGAACTGGACCGCCCGGGGGTGGAGGTCGAGCCGCGGCGCATGTGGCCGACCGGGATGGCCGCACTGGGCGTCGACCTCAAGGGCCGTATCCCGGCGAAGGACCAGTGCTCCACCGGGCGCGCCCTGGGACGGCTCTCGGACATCGGCTGGGGAAACCGGCTGCGCCCGCTGCTGGCCGAGAACGCGCCCGACGGCCCGGTCCCCGACGACGTCCTGAAGGCCGCGGTGGCGGTCCTCGCCGACTGGGCGCGCTCTCCGGGCGGTTGGGCACCGAACGTCGCGGATGCCTCCGCCCGGCCTGTGGGTGTCGTGGCCGTACCGTCCCTGGGGCGCCCGCAACTGGTCGGCTCCCTCGCCCAGGGCATCGCGACCATCGGCCGTCTCCCCCTCCTGGGCACCCTGACGTACACCGGACCGGACGGCACGCACGGGGCACGCCGCAGCAACTCCGCCCAACGGCTCAGGGCCCTGTCCGACGCCTTCGCCGTCTCCGGGGAGCTGGCAGACGCCTTGGCCGCCTCTCCCGGTCCTGTCCTGCTCGTGGACGACTGCACCGACTCGGGCTGGACGCTCGCGGTTGCTGCCCGACTGCTCCGCCGGGCAGGTAGCGAACAGGTTCTGCCGTTGGTTCTGGCTGCGGCGGGCTGA
- a CDS encoding ribonuclease HII, with protein MPYEPPTHTVERSLRATTGAKVIAGVDEVGRGAWAGPVTVCAAVTGLRRPPEGLTDSKLIAVRRRTELAEELRKWVSAYALGHASHEEIDDLGMTAALRLAAVRALESLPVRPDAVILDGKHDYLGDPWRVRTVIKGDQSCVAVAAASVIAKVQRDKMMAELGIDHADFAFAANAGYPSPVHKAALEERGPTPYHRLSWAYLDALPQWRHLKKARSWAEGNVPKIEGQLGFDF; from the coding sequence ATGCCGTACGAACCACCCACTCACACCGTCGAGCGCTCACTGCGCGCCACGACCGGGGCCAAGGTCATTGCCGGCGTCGACGAGGTGGGGCGCGGTGCGTGGGCCGGCCCTGTCACCGTCTGCGCGGCGGTCACCGGGCTGCGCCGACCCCCCGAAGGCCTCACCGACTCCAAGCTCATCGCGGTCAGACGACGAACCGAACTCGCCGAGGAACTCCGCAAGTGGGTCTCGGCGTACGCCCTGGGACACGCCTCCCACGAAGAGATCGACGACCTGGGGATGACGGCCGCGCTGCGGCTCGCCGCGGTGCGTGCTCTGGAGTCCTTGCCCGTTCGCCCCGACGCGGTCATCCTCGACGGGAAGCACGATTACCTCGGGGACCCCTGGCGGGTCCGTACGGTGATCAAGGGCGACCAGTCGTGCGTGGCGGTCGCGGCCGCTTCGGTGATCGCCAAGGTTCAGCGCGACAAAATGATGGCCGAACTGGGCATCGACCATGCAGACTTCGCTTTCGCGGCCAACGCCGGGTATCCCTCACCCGTGCACAAGGCCGCACTGGAGGAGCGGGGGCCCACCCCGTACCACCGGTTGTCGTGGGCGTATCTTGATGCGCTGCCCCAGTGGCGGCACCTCAAGAAGGCCCGCAGTTGGGCGGAGGGAAACGTTCCGAAGATCGAGGGCCAGCTCGGTTTCGACTTCTGA
- a CDS encoding TetR/AcrR family transcriptional regulator, whose product MVTSGWTAAPARTASLRRRGAVLERAILDAALEQLGTVGWNALTMEGVAAGAQTGKAAVYRRWSSKEDLVADALQAGLPRLNEVPDLGNVREDLLALCAQARDAMYSRPGYALRSVIHECDTAQAERFHGVIFEGVVEPTIRLLEEVINRGIERGEVRADASNGYVLDAVPAMMMYRSKMCGSEWGDHDIEEMIDQLMLPLLRPGGA is encoded by the coding sequence ATGGTTACTTCGGGCTGGACGGCCGCCCCCGCTCGGACGGCCTCCCTCCGACGCCGCGGCGCCGTGCTCGAACGCGCGATCCTGGACGCCGCGTTGGAGCAACTCGGCACGGTCGGATGGAACGCCCTCACGATGGAAGGCGTCGCCGCCGGCGCCCAGACCGGCAAGGCCGCGGTCTACCGGCGCTGGTCGTCCAAGGAGGACCTCGTAGCGGACGCGTTGCAGGCAGGGCTGCCGCGGTTGAACGAGGTGCCCGACCTCGGGAATGTACGCGAGGACCTGCTGGCGTTGTGCGCGCAGGCGCGCGACGCGATGTACTCGCGCCCCGGATACGCCCTGCGCTCGGTGATTCACGAATGCGACACCGCACAGGCGGAGCGCTTCCACGGCGTGATCTTCGAGGGGGTGGTAGAGCCGACGATCCGACTGCTCGAGGAGGTGATCAATCGAGGAATAGAGCGAGGTGAGGTCCGCGCCGACGCCTCCAACGGCTATGTCCTGGACGCTGTTCCGGCGATGATGATGTACCGCTCGAAGATGTGCGGCAGTGAATGGGGCGACCACGACATCGAGGAAATGATCGACCAGTTGATGCTTCCGCTGCTCCGGCCCGGCGGTGCGTGA
- a CDS encoding MFS transporter → MTTSQLIQHPKPGAARREGHPGIALAVIAACQLMVVLDATIVNIALPHIQAALSFSTTDLTWVVSAYTLTFGGLLLLGGRAGDILGRRRVFTTGILLFTFASLLGGLAQEPWQLLAARVLQGMGGAIASPTSLALITTTFPEGPERNRAFGVFAAVSAGGGAIGLLAGGMLTEWLDWRWVFFVNLPIGILIAVLTPLYINESERHTGRFDIAGALTSTAGMASLVYGFIRAADKGWRDSLTIGSFAAAVVLLLAFVVTESRAKEPITPLRMFADRNRSGTYVIMLSLAAAMFGMFFYIVLFVQNVLGYTPIQAGLAFLPVTFVIAAGAGLSQRFLPVLGPRPFMLMGSTLAVIGLAWQTLISSDSSYVGGVLGPMLVFGFGMGLNFVTLTVTAVSGVAQHEAGAASALLNAMQQVGGSLGLSILTTVFGSASKDEAKKQLPKFLADGSAGQKAAFSKSHQLPAPWGHEVLAHGIATAFIPAAAMAVLALVTAWLVIRVRKSDLDALAGTAAAGVG, encoded by the coding sequence GTGACAACCTCTCAGTTGATTCAGCACCCCAAGCCAGGAGCGGCCCGCCGGGAGGGGCATCCCGGCATCGCGCTCGCGGTCATCGCGGCCTGTCAACTCATGGTGGTACTCGACGCGACGATTGTGAACATCGCTCTCCCGCACATTCAAGCCGCTCTCAGTTTCAGCACCACCGACCTCACCTGGGTCGTCAGCGCCTACACGCTCACCTTCGGCGGCCTGCTGCTTCTCGGCGGCCGGGCCGGCGACATCCTCGGCCGACGGCGGGTGTTCACCACCGGCATCCTGCTCTTCACCTTCGCCTCGCTGCTCGGCGGACTCGCCCAGGAACCCTGGCAGTTGCTGGCCGCGCGCGTCCTCCAGGGCATGGGTGGCGCGATCGCGTCGCCCACCTCGCTGGCGCTCATCACCACCACCTTCCCCGAAGGTCCGGAACGGAACAGGGCGTTCGGAGTCTTCGCAGCGGTCTCGGCGGGCGGCGGCGCGATCGGTCTGCTCGCGGGCGGAATGCTCACCGAGTGGCTCGACTGGCGCTGGGTGTTCTTCGTCAACCTGCCGATCGGCATACTGATCGCCGTCCTCACACCGCTGTACATCAACGAGTCCGAACGGCACACCGGCCGCTTCGACATCGCGGGCGCACTGACCTCGACGGCGGGCATGGCGTCCCTCGTCTACGGCTTCATCCGCGCGGCGGACAAGGGGTGGCGTGACAGCCTGACCATCGGCTCCTTCGCCGCGGCGGTCGTCCTGCTGCTGGCCTTCGTAGTCACCGAGTCCCGGGCCAAGGAGCCGATCACCCCGCTCAGGATGTTCGCCGACCGCAATCGCTCGGGCACCTACGTGATCATGCTGAGCCTGGCCGCCGCGATGTTCGGGATGTTCTTCTACATCGTGCTCTTCGTGCAGAACGTGCTGGGATACACCCCGATCCAGGCGGGGCTCGCCTTCCTGCCGGTGACGTTCGTGATCGCGGCCGGCGCGGGGCTGTCCCAGCGGTTCCTGCCGGTGCTCGGGCCACGGCCCTTCATGCTCATGGGCTCGACGCTCGCGGTGATCGGGCTGGCCTGGCAGACCCTCATCAGCTCGGACAGTTCGTACGTCGGCGGAGTGCTCGGCCCGATGCTCGTGTTCGGCTTCGGGATGGGCCTGAACTTCGTGACGCTGACGGTGACCGCCGTCTCCGGTGTCGCCCAGCACGAGGCGGGCGCGGCCTCCGCGCTGCTCAACGCCATGCAGCAGGTGGGCGGTTCGCTCGGTCTGTCCATCCTGACCACGGTGTTCGGCTCGGCCAGTAAGGACGAGGCGAAGAAGCAGCTGCCGAAGTTCCTGGCCGACGGATCGGCGGGTCAGAAGGCGGCATTCTCCAAGTCGCACCAACTGCCCGCGCCTTGGGGACACGAGGTGCTCGCGCACGGCATCGCGACGGCCTTCATCCCTGCCGCCGCGATGGCCGTACTCGCCCTGGTCACCGCCTGGTTGGTGATCCGGGTCCGCAAGAGCGACCTCGACGCCCTCGCGGGCACGGCGGCTGCGGGAGTCGGCTGA
- a CDS encoding ADP-ribosylglycohydrolase family protein yields MIADSSSGTPGPSVTSASPDSPDARLDRALASLRGLAVGDALGSQFFVPVNHPLLLGRELPPTPWQWTDDTEMACSVVAVLAAHRRIDQDALARSFAEHHDFDRGYGPAVNRLLRLAREGGDWRELSSALFKGQGSWGNGAAMRIAPLGAWYADDPEQATHQAEISAYPTHQHREAVVGAMAVAAAAALVAAPGGPPTAEALLDGVIALVPKSAVGAGLRRARDMLDYADPGTVAAVLGCGRRTSAHDTVPFALWSAARGLSDYEAAFWVTSQVGGDVDTTCAIVGGVIAGGKAGTPPAEWLERTEALPGWVPTSV; encoded by the coding sequence ATGATCGCTGACTCCTCTTCCGGTACTCCCGGCCCTTCTGTTACTTCTGCCTCTCCCGACTCACCCGATGCGCGCCTGGACCGCGCCCTGGCCAGCCTGCGTGGACTCGCCGTGGGCGACGCGCTGGGCTCACAGTTCTTCGTCCCTGTGAACCATCCGCTGCTCCTGGGCCGCGAGCTGCCCCCGACTCCCTGGCAGTGGACGGACGACACGGAGATGGCGTGCTCCGTGGTCGCCGTCCTGGCAGCTCACCGCCGTATCGACCAGGACGCCCTGGCCCGTTCCTTCGCCGAGCACCACGACTTCGACCGCGGCTATGGCCCCGCGGTCAACCGGCTCTTGCGCCTCGCCCGCGAGGGCGGCGACTGGCGCGAGCTGTCCTCCGCGCTATTCAAGGGACAGGGTTCCTGGGGCAACGGCGCGGCGATGCGGATCGCGCCCCTGGGCGCCTGGTACGCGGACGACCCCGAGCAGGCCACCCACCAGGCGGAGATCTCCGCCTACCCCACGCACCAGCACCGTGAGGCCGTGGTCGGCGCCATGGCCGTCGCCGCGGCCGCCGCCTTGGTCGCGGCCCCCGGCGGCCCGCCCACTGCCGAGGCACTCCTCGACGGCGTCATCGCACTCGTACCGAAGAGCGCCGTCGGCGCGGGCCTGCGTCGCGCCCGGGACATGCTCGACTACGCCGATCCCGGCACCGTCGCGGCCGTCCTGGGTTGCGGGCGCCGTACGTCCGCCCACGACACGGTCCCCTTCGCGCTCTGGTCGGCCGCGCGCGGCCTCAGCGACTACGAGGCGGCGTTCTGGGTCACCTCTCAGGTCGGCGGGGACGTGGACACCACCTGCGCCATCGTGGGCGGTGTGATCGCCGGAGGGAAGGCGGGGACGCCGCCCGCCGAGTGGTTGGAGCGGACGGAGGCGCTGCCGGGCTGGGTTCCGACGTCCGTCTGA
- a CDS encoding histidine phosphatase family protein has translation MARPRRIVLVRHGESTGNVDDTVYEREPDHSLALTDQGWRQAEETGKRLREVFGRERLSVYVSPYRRTHETFRAFHLDPDLVRVREEPRLREQDWGNWQDRDDVRLQKAYRDAYGHFFYRFAQGESGADVYDRVGGFLESLYRSFEAPDHPPNVLLVTHGLAMRLFCMRWFHWTVAEFESLSNPGNAEMRMLVLGEDGRYALDRPFDSWRDPEPYGITG, from the coding sequence ATGGCACGACCACGGCGCATCGTCCTTGTCCGGCACGGCGAGTCAACGGGCAATGTTGATGACACTGTGTACGAGCGTGAACCCGACCATTCCCTGGCGCTGACCGACCAGGGCTGGCGACAGGCAGAGGAGACCGGAAAGCGGTTGCGGGAGGTGTTCGGCCGCGAGCGCCTCAGCGTGTACGTCTCCCCGTACCGCCGTACGCACGAGACCTTCCGGGCCTTCCACCTCGACCCCGACCTCGTCCGTGTCCGCGAGGAACCCCGGCTGCGTGAACAGGACTGGGGGAACTGGCAGGACCGCGACGACGTACGCCTCCAGAAGGCGTACCGGGACGCGTACGGGCACTTCTTCTACCGCTTCGCCCAGGGCGAGTCCGGTGCCGACGTCTACGACCGGGTGGGCGGCTTCCTGGAGAGCCTGTACCGCAGTTTCGAGGCCCCCGACCACCCGCCGAACGTGCTCCTGGTGACCCACGGCCTGGCGATGCGGCTGTTCTGCATGCGCTGGTTCCACTGGACGGTCGCGGAGTTCGAGTCGCTGTCGAATCCGGGGAACGCCGAGATGCGGATGCTCGTTCTGGGAGAAGACGGCCGGTACGCGCTGGACCGACCGTTCGACAGCTGGCGGGACCCGGAGCCGTACGGGATCACCGGATAG
- a CDS encoding YdbC family protein: protein MLVKWIRCTVVDRRGFERGQRKWAGLLGEPGFRGQGGGWSRARPGVAHIFAFWESRAFYDSFMARSHDRLASAQVGTFKDVQVKLFDHRFDVKTGFEPRFTDADLVRVALFRVHEERAEHFTLMQEKVWNPAMAGSPGMLRGLFGEAPGHEFMVLSMWRSAAEHGKYRTERIERLALRAQIEADIDSLTGDIVQLEPSWTV from the coding sequence GTGCTGGTCAAGTGGATTCGCTGCACCGTGGTGGACCGCCGCGGCTTCGAGCGCGGGCAGCGAAAGTGGGCGGGGCTTCTGGGGGAGCCGGGATTTCGGGGACAGGGGGGAGGCTGGAGCAGAGCGCGGCCAGGGGTGGCACACATTTTCGCGTTCTGGGAAAGCCGCGCCTTCTACGACTCCTTCATGGCCCGATCCCATGACCGGCTTGCGTCGGCCCAGGTGGGCACCTTCAAGGACGTGCAGGTCAAGCTGTTCGATCACCGCTTCGACGTGAAGACCGGCTTCGAGCCGCGCTTCACCGACGCCGACCTGGTGCGGGTGGCCCTGTTCCGCGTCCACGAGGAGCGCGCCGAGCACTTCACGCTGATGCAGGAGAAGGTCTGGAACCCGGCGATGGCCGGTTCCCCCGGCATGCTCCGCGGCCTGTTCGGCGAGGCCCCGGGACACGAGTTCATGGTGCTGTCGATGTGGCGCTCGGCCGCCGAGCACGGCAAGTACCGCACCGAGCGGATTGAGCGGCTCGCCCTGCGGGCCCAGATCGAGGCGGACATCGACTCCCTCACGGGAGACATCGTCCAATTGGAACCGTCCTGGACGGTTTGA
- a CDS encoding TerD family protein, giving the protein MNGLNKGIRKAEVGLQWDPSPTGQPPVDLDIVATTYVAGDLYGAPAYAVHFDSRSPDGTIYLNRDSKDGKGFGWDEVMTLELDRLSDRYARVVVGVVIQQRVAHRTFVNVLNPKLRIREGYTVLTEDDFGDVLGATAATVGEFVRDESGSWDFHPGIRGFEDDPATFTRTMGRAQQQP; this is encoded by the coding sequence GTGAACGGCCTCAACAAGGGGATCCGCAAGGCCGAAGTCGGGCTCCAGTGGGATCCGAGTCCCACCGGGCAGCCGCCCGTCGATCTGGACATCGTCGCCACCACGTATGTGGCGGGCGATCTGTACGGCGCTCCCGCGTACGCCGTGCACTTCGACAGCCGCTCGCCCGACGGCACCATCTATCTCAACCGGGACAGCAAGGACGGCAAGGGCTTCGGCTGGGACGAGGTCATGACCCTGGAGCTCGACCGGCTCTCCGACCGGTACGCGCGCGTGGTGGTCGGTGTCGTCATCCAACAGCGCGTCGCCCACCGCACGTTCGTCAACGTCCTCAACCCGAAGCTGCGCATCCGCGAGGGGTACACCGTCCTCACCGAGGACGACTTCGGTGACGTCCTCGGTGCTACGGCGGCGACGGTCGGGGAATTCGTCCGGGACGAGTCCGGAAGCTGGGACTTCCATCCCGGCATCCGCGGCTTCGAGGACGACCCCGCGACCTTCACCAGGACGATGGGCAGGGCGCAGCAGCAGCCCTGA